In Dyadobacter subterraneus, a single genomic region encodes these proteins:
- the dtd gene encoding D-aminoacyl-tRNA deacylase: MIAVIQRVSEASVTIEGKVEGKIDAGYLILLGITHEDTKEDIEWLGKKIIGMRIFGDEEGKMNLDLKSVNGNILLISQFTLHASTKKGNRPSFIDAARPEVAVPLYEQMIDFLNKELEKPIQTGIFGADMKVALLNDGPVTIIIDSKNRI; the protein is encoded by the coding sequence ATGATTGCAGTAATTCAACGTGTAAGCGAAGCATCGGTAACCATTGAAGGAAAAGTTGAAGGCAAAATTGATGCCGGATATTTAATTTTACTTGGCATAACACATGAAGATACAAAAGAAGATATCGAATGGCTCGGCAAGAAAATAATCGGAATGCGAATATTTGGTGATGAAGAAGGAAAGATGAATCTCGATTTAAAATCTGTTAACGGAAATATTCTTTTAATCAGCCAGTTTACTTTACACGCCAGTACAAAAAAAGGAAACAGACCGTCATTTATTGATGCTGCAAGGCCGGAAGTTGCTGTTCCCTTATATGAGCAAATGATTGATTTTCTTAATAAAGAGCTTGAAAAACCAATCCAAACCGGGATTTTCGGCGCGGATATGAAAGTTGCATTACTTAATGACGGGCCCGTTACTATTATAATTGACTCTAAAAACAGAATTTAA
- a CDS encoding L-serine ammonia-lyase: MIVTDKSDTGKSIVKEERISVFDIFKIGVGPSSSHTLGPWRAGQLFVKLLESTTSLDQVISVKINLYGSLAKTGKGHGTDLAVQLGLCGYDPVTMDTKQIDDIKSQIADNKKLILNVSYEIDFDPKTDIIFQMQESLPFHPNALTFSAETKANGTISETYYSVGGGFVIKEENQKETAPCVKLPYPVDHASDLLNWHQQTGMSISEIIYENEKVWRSEEEIRLELLNIWRVMKESIYEGCHNEGILSGGLFVKRRAASLSKKLLNSKEYSGYDEWINAIRSSGNGFKYTLDWLSCFALAVNEENASFSRVVTAPTNGSAGVIPAVLQYYLLFCSGTEDDIIRFLLTASEIGCIFKKGATISAAMGGCQAEIGVSSAMAAAGLTEVSGGTVEQCMMAAEIAMEHHLGMTCDPVGGLVQIPCIERNTMGAIKAITASQLAMQSNPENAKVSLDNVVKTMWETALDMNFRYKETSEGGLAINIPISLSEC; this comes from the coding sequence ATGATCGTAACAGATAAATCAGATACCGGAAAATCAATCGTGAAGGAAGAGCGGATATCAGTTTTTGATATTTTCAAAATCGGTGTCGGGCCGTCGAGTTCTCATACGCTCGGACCGTGGCGGGCGGGACAATTATTTGTGAAGTTATTGGAAAGTACCACAAGTCTGGATCAGGTTATTTCGGTTAAAATAAATCTGTATGGCTCTCTTGCAAAAACTGGAAAAGGCCACGGAACAGACCTGGCAGTTCAGCTTGGTTTATGCGGTTATGATCCTGTGACAATGGATACCAAACAAATTGACGATATAAAATCCCAGATTGCTGACAATAAAAAACTTATCCTGAATGTAAGTTATGAAATAGATTTTGATCCGAAAACAGATATTATATTTCAAATGCAGGAATCGCTTCCTTTCCATCCCAATGCATTGACGTTTTCGGCGGAGACAAAAGCTAACGGAACAATAAGTGAAACCTATTATTCTGTTGGTGGCGGTTTCGTAATTAAAGAAGAAAACCAGAAAGAAACTGCACCTTGCGTCAAATTGCCTTACCCGGTGGATCACGCTTCCGATCTTTTAAACTGGCATCAACAAACCGGAATGTCGATTTCAGAAATTATTTATGAGAATGAAAAAGTATGGCGAAGTGAAGAAGAAATTAGATTAGAGCTGCTGAATATCTGGCGGGTGATGAAAGAAAGCATTTACGAAGGTTGTCATAATGAAGGAATTTTATCCGGTGGATTATTTGTCAAACGACGGGCAGCTTCTTTAAGTAAGAAGCTTTTAAATAGTAAAGAATATTCCGGTTATGATGAATGGATAAATGCTATCCGTTCGAGTGGAAATGGATTTAAATATACACTGGACTGGTTAAGCTGTTTTGCGTTGGCGGTTAATGAAGAAAATGCCTCATTCAGTCGGGTGGTAACCGCTCCAACGAATGGGTCGGCTGGAGTCATTCCTGCGGTTTTACAATATTATCTTCTTTTTTGCAGTGGTACAGAGGATGATATTATCCGGTTTTTGTTAACTGCCAGCGAGATCGGATGTATTTTCAAAAAGGGTGCTACGATTTCCGCGGCGATGGGCGGCTGTCAGGCTGAGATTGGTGTTTCTTCTGCTATGGCGGCGGCTGGACTGACGGAAGTTTCGGGCGGAACGGTTGAACAATGTATGATGGCGGCGGAAATTGCGATGGAACATCATTTGGGTATGACTTGTGATCCTGTGGGTGGATTGGTACAAATTCCGTGTATTGAACGAAATACGATGGGGGCCATAAAGGCCATCACGGCATCGCAATTAGCCATGCAAAGCAATCCTGAAAATGCAAAAGTATCCTTAGACAACGTAGTGAAAACGATGTGGGAAACGGCTTTGGATATGAATTTCCGCTACAAAGAAACTTCGGAGGGCGGTTTGGCGATTAATATTCCAATTAGCTTGAGTGAATGTTAG
- a CDS encoding nucleotide pyrophosphohydrolase, with translation MTLDEAQQKVDHWIKTYGVRYFSELTNMTILTEEVGEVARIMSRTYGDQSFKKSDMDKDLGDEMADVLWVLICLANQTGINLTEAFEKNLAKKTDRDKDRHKENPKLS, from the coding sequence ATGACCCTTGACGAGGCACAACAAAAAGTTGATCACTGGATAAAAACTTACGGAGTACGGTATTTTTCAGAGCTTACCAACATGACAATTCTGACTGAGGAAGTTGGAGAAGTAGCCCGGATTATGTCCAGAACTTACGGCGATCAGTCTTTCAAAAAATCTGATATGGATAAAGATCTGGGGGATGAAATGGCGGATGTGCTTTGGGTTTTAATCTGTCTGGCTAACCAAACCGGAATTAATTTGACGGAAGCTTTTGAAAAGAATCTGGCTAAGAAAACGGATCGGGATAAAGACCGGCATAAAGAAAACCCGAAATTAAGCTGA